A genomic region of Phragmites australis chromosome 2, lpPhrAust1.1, whole genome shotgun sequence contains the following coding sequences:
- the LOC133908262 gene encoding cytochrome P450 CYP72A616-like, with protein MDEVVEAAAVVSPSPWSLLQGLLALLGAWVAYRAAERCWLRPRRLSRALRRQGLGGTAYRFPAGDLKENARLNAEARSRPMPPCHDVVPRVMPHLHNTVNEHGNICITWFGPIPRVVIAEAELVRDILSNKFGHFEKFKNKRLGKLLALGLASYDGEKWAKHRRILNPAFHLEKLKRMLPAFSTCCTELIDHWESKLAGSDRSYELDIWPEFQNLTGDVISRTAFGSSFMEGRRIFQLQAEQAERVTKAFQYMYIPGFLFFPTQNNRRMNEINREIEGNLRGMIEKRERAIESGESSSNDLLGLLLQSNRDSGKGGLRMTTEEVIEECKLFYFAGMETTSVLLTWTLVVLGMHPEWQERARDEVLSVFGRDKPNFDGLSRLKTVTMILYEVLRLYPPAVTLNRRTFKEMQIGGITYPAGVILELPIILVHHNPDVWGKDAHEFKPARFAEGISKATKDQPAFFPFGWGPRICIGQNFALLEAKMALSMILQRFEFQLSPSYSHAPYTVITLHPQHGAQIILKRL; from the exons ATGGACGAGGTCGtagaagcagcagcagtagtTTCGCCGTCGCCGTGGAGCCTGCTCCAGGGGCTCCTTGCCCTGCTCGGCGCGTGGGTGGCCTACCGTGCCGCCGAGAGATGCTGGCTGCGGCCGCGGCGGCTCAGCCGGGCGCTCCGTCGGCAGGGGCTCGGCGGTACGGCGTATCGCTTCCCGGCGGGCGACCTCAAGGAGAACGCCCGGCTCAACGCCGAGGCTCGGTCCAGGCCCATGCCTCCGTGCCACGACGTTGTCCCCCGCGTGATGCCGCATCTCCACAACACTGTCAATGAGCACG GCAATATTTGCATCACTTGGTTCGGCCCGATCCCCAGGGTGGTCATCGCAGAGGCAGAGTTGGTCAGAGACATCCTATCTAACAAGTTCGGTCACTTCGAGAAGTTCAAGAACAAACGTCTCGGCAAATTGCTGGCCCTTGGCCTTGCGAGCTACGACGGCGAGAAATGGGCAAAGCACCGGAGGATCCTGAACCCTGCATTCCATCTTGAAAAGCTTAAG CGCATGCTGCCGGCGTTTTCTACGTGCTGCACCGAGCTGATAGATCACTGGGAGAGTAAACTTGCTGGTTCCGATCGATCATATGAACTGGACATCTGGCCGGAGTTTCAGAACCTCACCGGAGACGTGATCTCCCGCACGGCGTTCGGCAGCAGCTTCATGGAAGGACGGAGGATCTTCCAACTCCAAGCAGAGCAAGCAGAGCGAGTTACCAAGGCCTTCCAGTATATGTACATCCCAGGATTCCT GTTCTTCCCGACACAAAACAACCGGAGGATGAACGAGATCAACCGAGAGATCGAAGGGAATCTAAGAGGCATGATCGAAAAGAGGGAGCGCGCAATCGAGAGCGGCGAATCGAGCAGCAACGACTTGCTCGGCCTGCTGCTGCAGTCGAACAGGGACAGCGGGAAAGGCGGTCTGAGGATGACCACCGAGGAAGTGATCGAGGAGTGCAAGCTCTTCTACTTCGCGGGGATGGAAACCACATCGGTGCTGCTCACGTGGACGCTCGTCGTGCTAGGCATGCACCCTGAGTGGCAGGAACGCGCGAGGGACGAAGTCCTCAGCGTGTTCGGCAGGGACAAGCCAAATTTCGACGGCCTTAGCCGACTCAAAACG GTGACGATGATACTATACGAGGTGCTCAGGCTGTACCCGCCGGCGGTAACGCTAAACCGAAGGACGTTCAAGGAAATGCAGATCGGAGGCATCACATACCCTGCAGGGGTGATCCTTGAGCTGCCCATAATCTTGGTTCACCACAATCCTGACGTGTGGGGCAAGGACGCGCATGAGTTCAAGCCAGCGAGGTTCGCGGAGGGGATCTCAAAGGCGACGAAGGACCAACCGGCGTTCTTCCCCTTCGGTTGGGGCCCCCGGATCTGCATCGGTCAAAACTTTGCATTGCTCGAAGCCAAGATGGCGCTGAGCATGATCCTTCAACGCTTCGAGTTCCAGCTGTCGCCGTCGTACTCACATGCGCCGTACACAGTCATCACGCTGCATCCTCAGCATGGCGCGCAAATTATACTCAAGAGGCTATGA
- the LOC133908261 gene encoding cytochrome P450 CYP72A616-like, with amino-acid sequence MATRALLMLREASPWALAGAAAAAAMLWLAAWTLEWAWWTPRRLDRALRAQGLKGTRYRLFTGDLRENARINREARTKPLPLGCHDIAPRVQPMLHNSMKEYGKMSFTWFGPTPRVMVSDPELVREILSNKFGHFGKPKSSRIGKLLANGVVSHEGEKWAKHRRILNPAFHLEKIKRMLPVFSTCSVEMITRWENSMLSEGSSEIDVWPEFQNLTGDVISRTAFGSSYQEGMKIFQLQGELAERFIQSVQTIFIPGYWFLPTKNNRRMREIDREIRKILHGIIGKREKAIKNGERSTNNDLLGLLLESNMRQSNGNANLGMATEDVIEECKLFYFAGMETTSVMLTWTFIVLSMHPEWQERAREEVLSHFGRARPDFDSLSRLKIVTMILYEVLRLYPPVTFITRRTYKEMELGGINYPAGVNLLLPMLFIHHDRNVWGKDASEFNPERFADGISNATKYQAAFFPFGGGPRICIGQNFALLEAKMALCTILQRFSFELSPSYTHAPYTVLTLHPQHGAQIKLRKL; translated from the exons ATGGCGACCCGAGCTCTGCTCATGCTGCGGGAGGCCTCGCCGTGGGCCCTGGctggcgcggcggcggccgcggcgatgCTGTGGCTGGCGGCCTGGACGCTGGAATGGGCATGGTGGACGCCGCGGCGGCTGGACCGGGCCCTGCGGGCCCAGGGCCTCAAGGGCACCAGGTACCGCCTCTTCACCGGCGACCTGAGGGAAAACGCTCGGATCAACCGGGAGGCTCGCACGAAGCCGCTACCGCTCGGCTGCCACGACATCGCCCCCCGCGTGCAGCCCATGCTCCACAACTCCATGAAGGAATACG GGAAAATGTCATTCACTTGGTTTGGTCCGACGCCAAGGGTGATGGTTTCAGACCCGGAATTAGTGAGGGAGATTTTGTCTAACAAGTTTGGCCACTTTGGTAAACCAAAGAGTAGCCGTATCGGAAAGTTGCTAGCCAATGGGGTTGTAAGTCATGAAGGCGAGAAATGGGCAAAGCATAGGAGGATTCTCAATCCTGCCTTCCATCTTGAGAAGATAAAG CGGATGCTGCCAGTATTTTCTACCTGTTCTGTCGAAATGATTACTAGATGGGAGAATTCGATGCTTTCTGAGGGATCTTCTGAGATAGACGTCTGGCCTGAGTTCCAGAATCTTACTGGAGATGTTATCTCAAGAACCGCGTTTGGTAGCAGCTATCAGGAGGGGATGAAAATTTTCCAGCTGCAAGGAGAACTAGCTGAACGTTTTATACAATCTGTCCAAACAATATTTATCCCAGGATATTG GTTCTTGCCCACCAAAAATAACAGAAGGATGAGAGAAATTGATCGAGAGATCCGCAAAATTCTGCATGGAATAATTGGCAAAAGAGAGAAGGCTATTAAAAATGGCGAAAGAAGTACTAACAATGATCTGCTGGGCTTATTACTGGAGTCAAACATGAGGCAATCAAATGGGAATGCGAATCTAGGAATGGCAACAGAAGATGTGATTGAGGAATGCAAGTTATTTTACTTCGCAGGTATGGAGACAACATCTGTCATGCTTACTTGGACGTTCATCGTGCTAAGCATGCACCCAGAGTGGCAAGAGCGGGCAAGAGAAGAAGTGTTGAGCCACTTTGGAAGAGCTAGACCAGATTTTGATAGCTTGAGCCGTCTGAAGATT GTAACCATGATTCTATACGAGGTCCTAAGGCTATACCCACCGGTGACTTTTATAACCAGGAGGACATACAAGGAAATGGAGCTCGGTGGCATCAACTATCCTGCAGGAGTGAACCTTCTGCTGCCCATGCTCTTCATTCACCATGATCGCAACGTCTGGGGGAAAGACGCAAGCGAGTTCAATCCGGAGAGGTTCGCGGACGGCATCTCCAACGCGACCAAGTATCAGGCCGCCTTCTTTCCATTCGGCGGGGGTCCCAGGATCTGCATCGGCCAGAACTTCGCACTGCTGGAAGCAAAGATGGCGCTGTGCACCATCCTCCAGCGCTTCTCCTTTGAGCTCTCGCCGTCCTACACCCACGCGCCTTACACCGTCTTAACCCTGCACCCCCAACACGGTGCTCAGATCAAGTTGAGGAAGCTCTGA